One genomic segment of Acidobacteriota bacterium includes these proteins:
- a CDS encoding NAD(P)-binding domain-containing protein — MTNLISTYFNWLQQGTPTGEVVRYPVIRENYQSQVDGLYIVGDLSGLPLLKFAAKQGFEVIGHIAARLAKSPTIADDSVSDVAIIGAGAAGLAAALHAKRQGLRYVVLEGVRIANTIVNFPKGKPIFAEPMQIANPSELPVVESTKEETLATWFQLLDREQLSILEGMNVRDVRKNQDGVFEVTVENKPPVKARFIVLATGKAGKSRTLNVPGEKLSKVSDRLFSPLDYRNQNILVVGGGDSAIETAIALVETGNNVTISYRKGDFSRIKEGNARRLETLFQAGKLTVLYHSTVKEITETSVVLQIGKETRHLPNDVVFTMIGKELPYEFLERLGITIENTWTAARFALFGLSVFVFSMVYFGKSVAGKLTPEASLGAKIGVLAIPGLTVIAMMATVLYVYWTTNRHKLRGFQSLVPPLLTAVVTTGITLLSLFLVCDHVGPDGKPAPYKLLGLDQYFWYSALYSLAILVFGIRRIVTKKNDYITKQTISLIFFQVVMLFGLPYGLEFGVKGGFIHLPAWMETYVFPNQSYSNIYGLVLAYPLYIHNVLTGEPSAFWLGMSILQTFVIIPALIYYFGKGAYCGWICSCGALAETLGDDYRTLAPHGEKAKRWENLGQVILAAIVFITILWALGHWTPEGSIFRTAKLGSLTLAKLSLGLKNLYSLVVDVAFAGAIPLAVYFFYSGRIWCRYGCPLAALMHIYTKFSRYRIFSDKKKCISCNICTKVCHMGIDVMGYASQGRPMDDVECVRCSACVVSCPMDVLSFGQTGTGHPHDPGPKLVQLRRVRS, encoded by the coding sequence ATGACAAACCTGATTTCAACCTATTTCAACTGGTTACAGCAAGGAACACCGACTGGCGAAGTCGTCCGCTATCCGGTCATTCGAGAAAATTATCAATCACAAGTTGATGGACTCTATATCGTTGGTGACTTATCTGGTTTGCCGCTCCTGAAATTTGCCGCCAAACAAGGCTTTGAAGTCATCGGGCACATTGCCGCACGACTGGCCAAATCGCCAACCATAGCCGACGATTCAGTGTCTGACGTGGCCATCATTGGGGCTGGGGCGGCGGGGTTGGCCGCCGCGCTCCACGCCAAACGTCAGGGGTTGCGGTATGTGGTCCTCGAAGGCGTCCGGATTGCCAACACAATTGTGAATTTCCCCAAAGGCAAGCCAATCTTTGCTGAACCCATGCAGATTGCCAATCCCAGTGAACTTCCGGTGGTCGAATCAACCAAAGAGGAAACCCTGGCGACCTGGTTCCAGCTCCTTGACCGCGAGCAACTCAGCATCCTGGAAGGTATGAATGTGCGCGATGTTCGCAAAAACCAGGATGGCGTTTTTGAAGTGACTGTCGAAAACAAACCACCGGTGAAAGCCAGATTTATCGTGCTGGCCACTGGGAAAGCCGGGAAATCGCGCACGCTCAATGTTCCAGGCGAAAAACTCTCCAAAGTTTCTGACCGGTTGTTTAGCCCGCTTGATTACCGTAATCAAAACATACTGGTCGTTGGCGGTGGTGATTCGGCCATTGAAACGGCGATTGCCCTGGTTGAAACCGGAAACAACGTCACGATTTCCTATCGCAAAGGAGATTTTTCCCGCATTAAAGAAGGCAATGCCCGGCGGCTGGAAACGCTGTTTCAGGCCGGGAAACTCACGGTGCTCTATCACTCGACAGTCAAGGAAATCACCGAAACCTCAGTGGTTCTTCAAATTGGCAAAGAAACCAGACATCTTCCCAACGATGTGGTTTTCACCATGATTGGTAAGGAACTGCCCTATGAGTTCCTCGAACGACTCGGCATCACGATTGAAAACACCTGGACGGCGGCCCGCTTCGCGCTCTTTGGCCTTTCGGTGTTTGTCTTCTCAATGGTCTATTTTGGCAAGAGCGTCGCTGGGAAACTCACGCCGGAAGCTTCGCTCGGCGCCAAAATCGGCGTGCTGGCAATTCCGGGTCTGACCGTCATCGCCATGATGGCGACGGTGTTGTATGTCTACTGGACGACGAACCGCCATAAACTCAGGGGTTTTCAAAGCCTTGTGCCTCCCCTGCTGACGGCAGTTGTGACCACCGGCATCACGCTTTTGTCCTTATTTCTGGTCTGTGACCACGTTGGGCCGGATGGGAAACCGGCACCGTACAAATTGCTTGGGCTGGATCAATATTTCTGGTACAGCGCGCTCTACAGTCTGGCAATTCTGGTGTTTGGCATCCGGCGGATTGTCACAAAGAAAAACGACTACATTACCAAACAAACCATTTCGCTGATCTTCTTTCAGGTAGTGATGCTCTTTGGGCTTCCGTACGGATTGGAATTCGGCGTCAAAGGCGGCTTCATCCACCTGCCTGCCTGGATGGAAACCTATGTTTTCCCCAACCAGTCGTATTCGAACATCTATGGGCTGGTCCTGGCCTATCCGCTCTATATCCATAATGTTCTGACGGGTGAACCGAGTGCCTTCTGGCTTGGAATGAGTATTTTGCAGACGTTTGTCATCATTCCAGCGCTGATTTATTACTTTGGGAAAGGCGCCTATTGCGGCTGGATTTGTTCCTGCGGAGCACTGGCGGAAACCCTGGGTGATGACTATCGGACGCTGGCGCCGCACGGTGAAAAAGCCAAGCGCTGGGAAAATCTCGGACAGGTGATTTTGGCCGCGATTGTTTTCATCACCATTTTGTGGGCGCTTGGGCACTGGACACCCGAAGGTTCGATCTTCCGTACTGCCAAACTCGGCAGCCTGACGCTCGCCAAACTCAGCCTTGGACTTAAGAACCTGTATTCGCTGGTGGTGGATGTGGCGTTTGCGGGAGCAATTCCGCTGGCGGTTTACTTCTTTTATTCAGGCCGGATCTGGTGTCGCTACGGCTGCCCACTGGCTGCATTGATGCACATTTACACTAAATTTTCACGCTACCGGATTTTTTCTGATAAGAAGAAGTGCATTAGCTGCAACATTTGCACCAAAGTTTGTCACATGGGAATTGACGTGATGGGCTATGCCAGCCAGGGCCGTCCGATGGATGACGTCGAATGTGTCCGCTGTTCAGCCTGCGTCGTGAGTTGTCCGATGGATGTTTTAAGCTTTGGACAGACCGGAACCGGGCATCCACACGATCCAGGGCCAAAACTGGTGCAACTCCGGCGGGTGCGCTCCTGA